A stretch of Lathyrus oleraceus cultivar Zhongwan6 chromosome 6, CAAS_Psat_ZW6_1.0, whole genome shotgun sequence DNA encodes these proteins:
- the LOC127095599 gene encoding uncharacterized protein LOC127095599, with amino-acid sequence MKNRIGKAVMNDGTPSKTVKKKVLIGLTKSWSKVVDPTRKMKEVSSSESDYDVEHDVQYITPQKKTVVRKILVNVPEAPLDNISFHFVNNVDRWKFIYQRRLDLERELGQDAFGCKEFMKLIEHAGLMKSVTGFGKFSEVLVKEFIRNIPTNCDDNKSKEFRKVFMRGKCIEFSPNVINRYMGRCEDEQPEIKVIGNNVCKEIATKQIARPRKGKLSARKLSVKYEMLHMIVNIPIASPSLICGIILSQNLSILNSVDAARKRESPLSLYSTSKAGLIAELKDTCKALDDTIKICTERKIRLERLIKYLFEESPDENMAGDAEKGDEKEEDVATGATSADKSDASVDI; translated from the exons ATGAAGAATAGAATAGGAAAGGCTGTGATGAATGACGGCACACCCTCTAAGACTGTCAAGAAGAAAGTTCTTATTGGTCTCACCAAAAGCTGGAGCAAAGTTGTGGATCCTACTAGGAAGATGAAGGAGGTCTCTTCTAGTGAATCTGATTATGATGTTGAACATGATGTTCAGTACATCACCCCACAAAAGAAAACAGTGGTGAGAAAGATACTTGTGAATGTTCCTGAGGCGCCTTTAGATAATATCTCATTCCACTTCGTCAATAATGTGGACAGATGGAAATTCATTTACCAGAGAAGGCTAGATCTGGAAAGGGAACTTGGACAGGATGCATTTGGGTGCAAGGAATTTATGAAACTTATTGAACATGCAGGTTTGATGAAAAGTGTTACAGGCTTTGGAAAATTCTCTGAGGTGCTGGTGAAGGAATTTATTAGAAACATTCCTACTAACTGTGATGACAATAAAAGCAAGGAATTTAGGAAAGTTTTTATGAGAGGAAAATGTATAGAATTTTCACCTAATGTGATCAATAGGTACATGGGCAGATGTGAAGATGAACAACCTGAGATAAAGGTGATTGGCAATAATGTTTGCAAAGAAATTGCTACAAAACAGATTGCGAGGCCTAGAAAAGGAAAGTTGTCAGCTAGAAAATTAAGTGTAAAGTATGAAATGCTTCACATGATTG TGAATATCCCCATTGCATCTCCTTCGCTTATATGTGGAATCATTCTCAGTCAAAACCTAAGTATCCTGAATAGTGTTGATGCTGCAAGAAAGAGGGAATCTCCTCTTTCTCTTTA CTCAACCTCCAAGGCTGGTCTGATTGCTGAATTAAAGGACACATGTAAAGCTTTGGATGATACTATCAAGATCTGCACTGAAAGGAAGATTAGGCTTGAGAGACTGATCAAATATTTGTTTGAAGAGAGTCCTGATGAGAATATGGCTGGTGATGCTGAAAAAGGAGATGAGAAAGAAGAGGATGTTGCTACTGGTGCTACCTCTGCAGATAAATCAGATGCTTCTGTTGACATCTGA